The Brassica oleracea var. oleracea cultivar TO1000 chromosome C7, BOL, whole genome shotgun sequence sequence AGTTATAAATTTTTTAATATAATATTATGTGTAAATAAAAAAAATTATTATAAAACATCTATATTATAAAATAATATATTTTACTCTATATATAAATAACAAAACAATATACGTGGGATTTTTTTGTAAAACCAACGGTTTATGAGTTTACGTTGAACACAAGTTAAATCAAGCATCCGCGTGGAGACACATATCAATTCCTAATAAGATGAATAAATTTCAAGAGGCGTTTGAGTCATAGCATGAGAACAATATGCTTTTAAGTAGGATTTGAATTGAATGATACACATAACAAATCTACATATGTTAAACAATGGATGTGTGACATTATACAGTTTTAGACGTCTGACTAATTATTTTAGACGTTAGGTGTTGAGTCGCCGTGCTTAACGCCTAACATTTTCTCAAACACTAGAAAATTCATCAATCAAAAAATGTTTATTTGAATCTAACACTATTAAAAGGAGAATAACAAGCCTCCTGAGCTATGCCATCTAGGATCAGAAAATCGTCCAATCAGAGCACTTTTTTTTGACACGTCATAATGGCTTTCGTATGGGCTCTATTGACACTTTCATATTGGCTCTATTCAGATTATCATTAGGGCCAAATCTGTTTTTCCCAGCGTCTATAGTCTCCCCACCCCCACCCCCTCGACTCTTCCACTTCATCTTCTCGCCGCCGCCACCGTCATCAAACGCCATCGATCCAACGCCTCTGCTTCTGAGCGGCGACGAGAACGAGGGAAGCAACAGCAACAGAGGAGGAGAACAACAGAGATCATCATCCGTGAGGAGACCAGGGCTGAGGGAAGCCGCGAGGCTGCTGAGCCGAGCGAGCAGCGGCGGAAGGCGCGCGATGCGGGAGCCGTCTATGGTCGTTAGGGAGGCCGCCGCGGAGCAGCTCGAGGAGAGGCAGAGCGATTGGGCCTACTCGAAGCCCATCGTGGTGCTTGACATAGTGTGGAACCTGGCGTTTGTCTCGGTGGCTGGGGCTATTCTGGTGATGGCGAGGAATGAGCATCCGATCATGCCGCTTAGGGTTTGGCTCTTGGGGTATGCGTTGCAGTGTGTGTTGCATATGGTTTGTGTTGGTTGAGTATAAGAGGAGGAATAGGGTGACGAATAATAGGACTCCGAGATCACGTTCTTCTTCTTCGTCTTCCTCGATGGAGGAAGATGCTTTGGGTTCGAGGAGGAATTCACATGAGGAGATTGGCTCTTGGGGTATGCGTTGCAGTGTGTGTTGCATATGGTTTGTGTTGGTTGAGTATAAGAGGAGGAATAGGGTGACGAATAATAGGACTCCGAGATCACGTTCTTCTTCTTCGTCTTCCTCGATGGAGGAAGATGCTTTGGGTTCGAGGAGGAATTCACATGAGGAGATCTTGATTGAAATTAGTATCTTTAATTGTGTGATCCATCTCCCCTTGATACTTCTCTTATATAAAGCTCTATCTCTTAACCTAAATCTATCCTAAATCAAAAAACCTAATCTGTAAAAACTACACCCATGGTTTGGTATTAACGTAATCTCACCCAAATCTCATCGCTCTCCTCACTTATTTTCTAACTTTTTATATTTAGCTTTCAAAACACATGTGACTAGAACCGTAGCCATTCAGTTAACCGAGCTAACCAGCCTCGTCCAGGTACTGACACGAATCTGAACCTCCGAAACCTAGGAAGATGAAGAAAGACTTACCCAGAATTAAGATCGTCTGTTAAAAAAAAATTGCAGTAAGCTCTTTTCTCGGATCTTGCAATTGTTACATTGATATTTTCACACCGTTTGCAATTCTCTCACGATTACCCAGATTGTTATCAATGTGAGGTCCTTTTATAAATCACGATTCAATTGAGTACGTGTGCTGAGTGACAGGCTGATCAAGATGGACAGCCCCGTAAACTTCATCCTTTCATTACTCACAGTTGTAAAAACCCTTACAACTTTCTTTGAGAAGAATGGTGAACTCCTCTCTTCTTCTTTCTGATTTCAAGGCTGAGCGTTTAAGTAACTTTTTGATTACCATCGTGTTCAGCCATCAAATTTTGTGTTTGTTAATGGTGAGTTTCAGATATTGATTTGGTGACAGAGCCCAAGCATATCATGATTGAATTCTTATCTGTCTGAAATTCTTGCAGACAACGATTCTGATATTTGGAGGTTCCAGTTAAGAAAAATATTAAAAACTCCCAAAGAGTAAGAATTGATCTCTATGATTTGCTATGGAAGAGTTGACATTGTTCTTTGAATTAATTTCTGGGTTGTTTTTAGTTTTGTTTATGTTTCTTCTTGGTGTTGGTCCANNNNNNNNNNNNNNNNNNNNNNNNNNNNNNNNNNNNNNNNNNNNNNNNNNNNNNNNNNNNNNNNNNNNNNNNNNNNNNNNNNNNNNNNNNNNNNNNNNNNNNNNNNNNNNNNNNNNNNNNNNNNNNNNNNNNNNNNNNNNNNNNNNNNNNNNNNNNNNNNNNNNNNNNNNNNNNNNNNNNNNNNNNNNNNNNNNNNNNNNNNNNNNNNNNNNNNNNNNNNNNNNNNNNNNNNNNNNNNNNNNNNNNNNNNNNNNNNNNNNNNNNNNNNNNNNNNNNNNNNNNNNNNNNNNNNNNNNNNNNNNNNNNNNNNNNNNNNNNNNNNNNNNNNNNNNNNNNNNNNNNNNNNNNNNNNNNNNNNNNNNNNNNNNNNNNNNNNNNNNNNNNNNNNNNNNNNNNNNNNNNNNNNNNNNNNNNNNNNNNNNNNNNNNNNNNNNNNNNNNNNNNNNNNNNNNNNNNNNNNNNNNNNNNNNNNNNNNNNNNNNNNNNNNNNNNNNNNNNNNNNNNNNNNNNNNNNNNNNNNNTAGTATGCAATTCGAAAATTGAATACAAAATATTAACTGGGTAGATGTCAATGATCGAAATGATCAAACAAAAGTTTCGAAAACGTGTGGCCTCGCATGTACCAACACATCAGGATGAGAATTATGAACCAACAACCTGACTAAAATAATGAAGAATAACCACAAAAATTATTTTTATAACTTTTAAAGAAACATTACCGTTTTTGACCCTAAATTCAAACTCTATTGAAGAAGAAGAGAAACTGATATGTGGTTTAGGAGAAGGGGACAAAGATGATAAAAATGAAGAGTGATCGAGGTAATCTAATTCTTCTTAGTTGATTGAATATAAAAACCCTGCATTGTCTTTATAAGATTTTCGTATTAATTTTTCTTTTGGTAAAATGTTAAGATAATCTTCTTATTAATTGTTAGGGTTTCAGGAAACAGAGATGACAGAAGCTCAAAAACTTTAATCAATTTAAGTGACACGAGTGTTATATTTTGTGAAGTTAACTCACAAATCACAATTTTCTAACAAAAAATACTTACTATCAGAATTGAGATAAAAATATTGAAAAATATGTAACAATACTAAACTTTTCCCCAAAGCAGAAGCAACAAGGAAACAAAAGAGTAAAAAAAAGTTGCGCTATTGCTTTCCCTCATTTCCTTGCTCTCCTGTGAAAACGTAGAAATGCTTTTCGAATGTGTTTTTTGTTAGTCTCCGTAAAATGCATGTTTCAGTTCAAAAACATGCATAGTGTAAACGTCAGATATTAGCATTTGCTGTTTTAAATCAATACGGTATATATGCAGTAAAAATGTTTTCATTCTTCTAATGTATTTTTTGTTAGTCTCCGTAAAATGCATGTTTCAGTTCAAAAACATGCATAGTGTAAACGTCAGATATTGGCATTTGCTGTTTTAAATCAGTACGGTATATATGCAGTAAAAATGTTTTCATAAAAATGGTATAGATCATTTTTCCCACGTCAAAAGACTGTTCTGTCTAATTTGGAATATACTTTCAACAATTTGCAATATAACAAAAGGGTATATACCATTTCTGTTTTTTTTTAAATTATACCATTTTTATTTCAGAAGTGGGTTTTATTTAATTTGCACTCAGTAGTATTAAATATATGAAATTGATTCAGTTTACCGACTTAGCAAGGTTGTATTTTCTCATTTTTTGGATTATGACACTGTTTTTACTTTTGCCTTATATACCAACAAAATAGTTTTGTTAAGTTGCAAAGAAAATTTGATTGAAAATTTATACTATTCGAGCCATCATCATTAAACAATTTAATTGAGTTTTCACATTTTAATATTGAGACAAAAAAAAGTTTTAACATTCTCAATAACCTTTTGCACCAAAGTTATATGTTTAAAAATAAGGTCCTTTTAGCTATAAAATACTATAGTGAGTTAGTAACACTTCTTTCACGATTATCATCATACTGAGAGATACGTTTAGAAGAAGAAGTACAGTAGAACCTCTATAAATTAATAATGTTGGGACTTTAAATTTTTATTAATTTATAGAAATATTCATTTACAAAAGTTTTCCTTTTTGGATTTTTTTTTTCTTATATTTTTATTAATAAAATAAAAAAAATATTTGATTTTACCGTATATACATTATTTAAATTTTAGAAATTTGACTTTCATATTATTTTATTATCTTATTTGGTGTATATTTTATGTTTCATCGAATTGTTATGTGATTTTTGATATATTTTTACTAAATATTATCAAAATATCAAAAGTATTTTCTTTGTGAATATAAAACAACCAATATAATGTTTAGTTTTTACTTATATAATTAAAAAATATATAGAGATAGATTATTAATTTATGATTTTAATGGGACTATATATTTACATGAGAGTTTTAAAAATATTATTATCTTATTATTTTATAGATTTGTGTCATATTTTACATTGGCCCAAGTTGGGACCGATGAAATTTATTAATTTATAGAGATTATTAATTTATCGAGTATTAATTTATAGAGGTTCTACTGTAAAATAATGATTGCATATGTTTAAAACACAATAAATTCCACCACAATTCACAACTTTTAGGTTTTCAAGAACGATGACAAAGACACAAATGCAAAATCAGGTTAAGTTCTTAAAATTCATGTGTTTGATGGTCATATAGCCAAACAATAATATTTAATATCAATAGAATAACACGAAGTTATGATTAAACTTAGAGGAATAATTAACTGCACACTAATATTTATATGTCATACCGTACTAAAAAGATAGTTTTCAAATAATAAAATACATCTATTGTGTTAAAAATTAATTTATATTAATGAACAACCTCTAAAATAAAAAGGTTAAGACATTCTAAATAAAATAAAGAAACATAGCAAAATGATAAAATAAAAGCAATATAACAAAATATATTTTCATAATTATAATTCATGTTATGTTATATATTATTAATTTTTTTAACTTAATTCAATATTGCAATACCAAACATATTCAAAATGGTTTCAGTCTTAAAACCGGCATTCCACAATTGATTTCAAATTGATGACATAAACTTAGCATGATATTTTTTTTTTTGGCGACACTTAGCATGATATTTATAAGTGTGTTATTGGAAAGAAGAAATTTCATATACATTTATTTATAACAATTTTGATTTTTTATTCAAACCTGTATACAAACAAAATAATTCCAAAATAACTATATTACAGGCTACCATTATAATTCAAAATGAGTTTAAAAATCAAAATAATTCTACAATATCTGATATTTATACAACATACATTTGTAAAAATTTAAAAGCACGCGCGGAAAATGATCTAGTTGATTATAAAACTGAAATAACTGAACAATACATATCTTTATTAAATCATCGAATACTGGAAAAATATGATTAATTTGTATTTCCTTAACAATTTTTATCATTAACATGTAATCACATAGTCTTTTGCCTTCTTCACATCAATCTTTTTTTCTGTTCATTACACACAATAACAAAAAAACACAAAGATATAAATAAATGTTAGAAAAAATCTATATACTGAATGAATATAAAAATAACTATATACAATTTAGGATTATTGCCAAAACTTACTCGGTCCACATTCCGCAGCACATCTAGGCCAACATCCGAGTCTATCATGTATTGGACCCGTTACACAAATGTTATAACAAATCTTGAAACAATCTCCCCAACGTCTATTGATGACTTCTGACTCAACTAAAAGATTTCTGAATATCAACACCATCACCATAAATACAACTATTCTTTTCATCTCCATTGTTTTTAGAATACAAAAATTTGTTTTCTCAAAAAGAGGAGTGAACAAATATATATTTATAATGAACCTAACATTTAGTCATACGTTACATCCGAATCTATTTGGTCAATGGTTTTAATGGTCATAATCTTTAGTCAAACCTTTTTTTGTCATCAATACACATGGTCAATAGACTATGCAATACATCTTTAATCAAATCTTATATTATACTATAAAATATTATTAATAATTAATTAAAACACTAGAACTTTATTAAGATAATTATATAAACAACATTATGCAATTAGATATGTTTCCAAAAACTCAATAATTAAATTTTAGTCTAAATAATATAAAACATTGAATCTTACTTCTTAATAAAATTTTAATAATTTTCTTTCAAATTATTTTAAAAATCTCTCTTATTAAAATATAAACATTTTAATGAATCTAACATTTAGTCATATGTCATATTATATAACCTCTTTTATTAAAACAGAAACATTATTATTAAAACAGAAAAAAAAATAATGGATCTAACATTAGTAATATGTTATATTATATAAAATGGCACTGATAATTAATTAAAATAGTTGATCCACTAAGATAATTAAGGAAACAAAATTATAGTACTAGATATGTTTCCAAACGACTCAATAATTAAATTTGAGCCTAGACAATATAAAACCTCATTTTATCTTTATTATTATATAAAACCTAATAAAGTTAAACACACATAATTTTAATTTGCTTACACTTAAACAAAGTTATGGTTGGTTGGAGCGGTAAGAGTTGTATTAGCTTTATTTTATCTACATTTTTTTCTAAATTATCAAACATGTTTCTATATTAGTTTTTAAATTACAGCTCAAAAATAATCAAATCTATAAAAATCACATTTCTAAAAATAATTTCTTTAAATAGTTTTTCTATCATTTAAATCTGTACTATTAAAGTAGGATCCTATTGTTATTTTTACCTTAACATGTAATTTTTTTTACTAACATTGTATGTTTCATTAAAGGCAATCAAGTAATATTAATAACACATATATATTGGATCATTTTTTTCGGATCCAGCTCACTGTCCATTTCAGATCTCTCTTGGGTCATTTGGCCGATTAAGAAATCATATCCAATTCTCATTTTTTTTTTCTTTGGGCCATTAAGTCCAAGTTCAAATAATTTGTTTCCAACCATTCTTAATTTTTTTTCCTTTTCTTAATATAATTTAAGCATTCATAAAAAATTGAATTTTTTCATTGAAAAGTATAAATCTTTTTTAAAAGTATATAATTTTTTTTATTAAAAATATTAACCACATAATAAAATCAATTTATCAGAGTTATACTAACTTAATTCATTAAAGAAATAAATTTTAATTTTTTAAACATAAATAGTCATTTAAAATGAAACACGATAAAGAAAGATAAAAAAATTAAGCCTTTTATAAAATAAAACACAAATATATGAAATATTACATTTACTAAATATTTGTTAATTGAAAAAAAAAAACTAAACTCGCGCTTTGAAGGCGCGGATCAAAATTTAGTTTTTATTAAAAACGTTTTAAGAAGTTATATTTTTATTAAAAAAGTTTTTCAAAGTTTTATTTAAATTTTTTACATACGCTGTGAAAACTTTAAAATTAAAAAAAAAAGTTTATTTTTTTTAATTAAAATTTTTAATAAAAAGGAAAAAAAAAACGTTTTTGAAAAAAAGTTTAATAAAAAGAAGGAAGTTAGAATATGACAAATATTTATAGAATATTTTCTTAACTGAAACTTCCATATATAACCTAATATAATCAAATGATAACTGAACCAACCAAATATCAGTACAAAAAATAACATATCTGATTAAAAAAACAAGATAATGTTAGTTAAAATAATGACATAAATTAATTACTATGATTTAATTACTTTGTAAATATTATTACACGTACATGAGCATGGGAAAATAACATAGTACTTTATATTTTGAAGGAAACAATAAAATGTTGCATTGTTCCGACTAAGGGTGGGCACCGATATTCGTTTGGGTTTCGGTACGGATATATTCAGGGTCTAACTGGTGACCATTAAAGGAACATTAGGAATGAGTAGGAAAAAAATGCAGAGGAATAAAATTATAGGAATGGAAAGGAAAATTATTCCTCATCAATTTTAGGGAGGAACAAATTTGTTCTATATTCCTCTAAAATAAAAGGAATGAGAATGAATGAAAAAGAAAAATCATTCCTTATAAAAGGTAAAATAAAAAAGGAATAACAAGAAATACATTATTCCTTTTCATTCTTTGGTCAGTTTTGGATTTTCGGGAAGAAAGATTGAAGTTTCGGTCGAATACTTATAAATTTTGGTTTAAATTCGGATATCCATTTAAATTATCTAAAAAAAAAAAATTTACCTTAAAATCTTTAAAGTTTAAAAATAATATTATTTAACATATAAATTTGAAAAATGTATACTAAATAACTAAAATAAAACATAAAATTGGTTCGGTTTATATATTTGGGTGGAAAATCAGTAGGTATTTCTAGTGTTTTGAGTATTTTTGGATATTTTCAGATATTTACTTTTAACTATTTTTCAAAATATTTAGACAATTCCGAACATTTTTGAGTATTTTAAATATTTTTTATATTAAATTTTAAAATTGTCAATATATATAAGAATATCAATATTTTCGTCAGTTCTGTACTTTAATTTTGAAATTCGAATTCTTTTATTTAATGATATTTTTTTTATTAAAAGCAATTTACATGTGAAATTAAATGAAAACAAATTGGAAAAATAGCCATTAATTGTCCTATTTGAGCCGAAGCTCTCAATCGAATATTTGTATTTTGACATAAAAGTTAAAATCTTTATTAGTTTATTTTATTGAATAAGATATCAATCATGATAGTGTTAATACAAAAAGAAAAATAGCAATCGTGATAAACCAAAAAAAAAAAGGTAGAATTATGAAAGAGGGGGTTTAGAGGATTTTGGTTTACAGCAACACGTTAATCCTTTACAGTAGCTTCCAGGAAACCCTAAGTTAGCGCAGAGTGTTTTGCAGTCTGGTACAGCTACAGGTGAACATACACCCGGGCACTTTGGATCATATATCTCTGCTCTAGCTTCTGATCCTGTAAATAAAATGCATGTTTTATAACCAAAAAAAATCATGAGCCATTCATAACTTTAATTCCTGATAATCATAAGCATTAATCTTATTTTACGTTTCATCAAAAAAAAAAATCTTATTTTCGTAGACTGACCTGTTGTAAATAGCATAACAATGATAGAAACCGCCATGATAACGTATGGAGATTTCCGACTATTCATTACTTGTGTTTTTAAAATTCTTTCTATGATATGGGTAAGATCTCTTGTGAATCGTTTTTTACTTGGGTGTTTTTTGAAGTAGTTCTAGTGTTTTGAACCTCCTAATATAGTCATATTTTGATATATGAGTCGTCATTATCTCCAATAAATGAGTCAAATTTTGTTAAATGAGTCAAATTCTGCTAAATGACTTCGAATACGGTAACTTTGACTATTTCTTACCATGCATGAATCGGATGCACCTCATTTTTGTCATGTAACGTATTATCAAGGCAAGAGTATCAATCATAACTCATATGATTTACTCAATCACAATAATCACTCCCTCATATATTCTCCTTATTGGTGTATGCCTGATCTTCTCATTTATTATTTGATTCATACAGCACTGTGTAACTCTCAATATATTAATTTGATTCAGCCCGATGTTTTGATCGAGTATTTGTTTTTATATATAAAAGTTGAAATACTTCATAGAGTTAATTTTATTATATAAGATAGCAATCTGATTAACAAAAAAATACAATTATGGATGAGGGCTAGCTAGCTACTTGAGGGGTTAATTAGAGAATTTTGGTTTGCAGCAACACGTTAATCCTTTACAGTAGCCTGCATGAAACCCTAAGCCAGTGCACAGTGTTTTGCAGTCTGGTACAATTCCAGGTGAACATACACCCGGACACTTGGGATCGTATATCTCTGATCTTTCTTCTGATCCTGTATTATTATATTATTATATTATGTTTATAACCCAAAAACAAGCACATAGTAAAACCATAAACCAAAGCTATTAATATAGTTTAATTTTATACTGTACTTTAGAATTATATTTAAATAATAACATGACAAGAACGGTCTTGTTGTTTCATGTGTGTGTGGAGAGAGAAGGAACATTCGTAATATTTTTCCAAAATTCATCTTTAATTGTGAGTAAAGGTAGGTCGGTTCCTGATAATTATAAGCACTAATCTTATTTTACGCAGTTGACTGACCTGTGATCAAAAAAATAACAATGATAGAAACCACAATGATAGCGTATCGAATTCTCCGACTATCCATTACTAATGTTTTTTTAAAGCTCCTTGTTATGGTAAGGTCCCTCGAGAATCGATTTTATCTGGAGTAGTATTAGAGATTTGAAGCTCCTTATATAGTCAAATTTTGATAACGAAGTCCTGTTAATTCGCAAGAAGTTAGATTAACTGTAAAGTAGATGCATTTGCTGAAAACATTAATTAGTATATGATTTTTCCTTTTGGCTATAAACAAATTAGTATACACTATAACTGACTATTTTTAATATCTAACGCTGTCCAATGCTCCCTTGCCTTTTGTCATCTAGCTTGTCTCCGAGCCTTTTAGCTTTTAAGTTAGAGCACCTCCATTAGTGTACCTCCATTAGTGTGCTTTTGAGAATATCTCAACAATTAACAAAAATAGAAAAGAAAAGAAAATAAGAAAGAAAAAAGTAAAAAGTTCTCTACAAAGGCACTTTTACATACGGTTCTCATATTTATTTGACAGGTGGATGGTTGTAAGTGGTTTAAATTATTTGAAAGCATTGAATTTTAATTGTACAATTTTGCTTAATTAAAGTATTATTGAAAATAGAGTGTAGTTGGAGTATTTCTTATTTCAAAATTCATC is a genomic window containing:
- the LOC106305647 gene encoding putative defensin-like protein 80; this encodes MNSRKSPYVIMAVSIIVMLFTTGSEARAEIYDPKCPGVCSPVAVPDCKTLCANLGFPGSYCKGLTCCCKPKSSKPPLS